The following proteins are co-located in the Micromonospora coriariae genome:
- a CDS encoding GNAT family N-acetyltransferase: MRIRVARPDDAPAVVALRAMVYPYLVRGVESTRKMLAEPPPKEGWTAFVAEVDTRVVGWVSAQRVGSTSTADVGDIALLHVHPEHRRRGIGTALLAAATDHLAPLGVRRLRAWAQPDSLPFALRHGFEASRELRYSALDLNPAPALPEPPPGVRLRSIAELDPHLLYEANAASSVDEPGDVPVDSVSYESWQYDVWDNLGLDKAASTAAEVNGEVAAFSLVKRDGDRMWSDYTGTVPAYRGRGLARLVKTVALHRAAARGVRVAYTSNDEANAPMLAINVKLGYRPVAAQWSCLAELT; encoded by the coding sequence ATGCGGATTCGTGTGGCGCGGCCCGACGACGCCCCGGCCGTGGTGGCCTTGCGGGCGATGGTCTACCCGTACCTGGTGCGTGGGGTGGAGTCGACCCGGAAGATGCTCGCGGAACCGCCACCGAAGGAGGGGTGGACCGCCTTCGTGGCCGAGGTCGACACCCGGGTGGTCGGCTGGGTGTCCGCCCAGCGCGTCGGCTCGACCTCGACGGCGGACGTCGGCGACATCGCCCTGCTGCACGTGCACCCGGAGCACCGGCGTCGCGGAATCGGCACCGCGCTGCTGGCCGCCGCGACCGACCACCTCGCCCCGCTGGGAGTCCGCCGGCTGCGCGCCTGGGCCCAGCCGGACTCATTGCCGTTCGCCCTCCGGCACGGCTTCGAAGCCAGCCGCGAGCTGCGCTACTCGGCGCTCGACCTGAATCCGGCGCCCGCGCTACCCGAGCCGCCGCCGGGCGTACGACTGCGTTCGATCGCCGAGCTGGACCCGCACCTGCTGTACGAGGCGAACGCCGCCTCGTCGGTCGACGAGCCCGGCGACGTGCCGGTCGACTCGGTCAGCTACGAGAGCTGGCAGTACGACGTCTGGGACAACCTCGGCCTGGACAAGGCGGCCAGCACCGCCGCCGAGGTCAACGGGGAGGTGGCCGCGTTCAGCCTGGTGAAGCGGGACGGGGATCGGATGTGGTCGGACTACACCGGCACCGTCCCGGCGTACCGGGGTCGGGGGCTGGCCCGGTTGGTCAAGACGGTCGCGCTGCACCGCGCCGCCGCTCGCGGCGTCCGCGTGGCGTACACCTCGAACGACGAGGCCAACGCGCCGATGCTGGCGATCAACGTCAAGCTGGGCTACCGGCCGGTCGCGGCTCAGTGGTCCTGCCTGGCCGAGCTGACCTGA
- a CDS encoding RidA family protein, giving the protein MPDSVALLHVPALSDVAEYAYAANVEPPARLVFTAGACPLDAEGRTVAPGDHAAQARQVMANLETALGAAGARLTDVVKTTVYVASSEQADLVKVWEVVRDSFGDHDPPSTLLGVAVLGYTDQLVEVEAVAAIRMGA; this is encoded by the coding sequence ATGCCGGATTCCGTCGCCCTTCTGCACGTCCCCGCCCTCTCCGACGTCGCCGAGTACGCGTACGCGGCCAACGTCGAGCCGCCCGCCCGGCTGGTGTTCACCGCCGGCGCGTGCCCGCTCGACGCGGAGGGGCGCACCGTCGCGCCGGGCGACCACGCCGCGCAGGCCCGGCAGGTGATGGCGAATCTGGAGACCGCACTCGGGGCCGCCGGCGCCCGGCTGACCGACGTGGTCAAGACGACGGTGTACGTGGCGTCGTCCGAGCAGGCCGATCTCGTGAAGGTCTGGGAGGTGGTCCGGGACTCCTTCGGCGACCACGACCCACCCAGCACCCTGCTCGGCGTTGCCGTGCTCGGCTACACCGACCAACTCGTCGAGGTCGAAGCCGTCGCCGCCATACGGATGGGGGCCTGA
- a CDS encoding LacI family DNA-binding transcriptional regulator — translation MTTAQRPTLEAVAARAGVSRATVSRVVNGSTTVAQPIREAVNRAVAELGYVPNLAARSLVTQRTDSIALVMPEAATRVFSDDQVFPGIIRGVSQELEAADKQLVLMLAGSPAGHHRVERFTTGRHVDGVLFASLHGADPLPGTLARLGIPVVCSGRPLGDVPVPYVDVDHVGGVTAAVRHMIDSGRRRIATIAGPQDMVAGIERLTGYRTTVAAAGLPELIAVGDFTRESGAAAMHRLLTEHPDLDGVFAASDLMAHAALRTLREAGRRVPEDVAVVGFDDIETAAYTEPPLTTVRQPIVEIGRRMTRQLLRMAAGETIEPAVMLPTELILRDSA, via the coding sequence ATGACTACGGCGCAACGGCCGACGCTCGAGGCGGTGGCGGCGCGGGCCGGGGTGTCCCGGGCCACCGTTTCGCGCGTGGTCAACGGCTCCACCACCGTCGCTCAGCCCATCCGGGAGGCGGTCAACCGGGCGGTCGCCGAGCTGGGGTACGTGCCCAACCTGGCCGCCCGGAGCCTGGTCACCCAACGCACCGACTCGATCGCCCTGGTCATGCCGGAGGCGGCCACCCGGGTCTTCTCCGACGACCAGGTCTTCCCCGGCATCATCCGCGGAGTCAGCCAGGAGCTGGAGGCGGCCGACAAGCAGCTGGTGCTGATGCTGGCCGGCTCACCGGCCGGGCACCACCGGGTCGAGCGGTTCACCACCGGACGGCACGTCGACGGGGTGCTCTTCGCCTCGCTGCACGGTGCCGACCCGCTGCCCGGCACGCTCGCCCGGCTCGGCATCCCGGTGGTGTGCAGCGGCCGCCCACTCGGCGACGTGCCCGTGCCGTACGTCGACGTCGACCACGTCGGCGGGGTGACCGCGGCCGTCCGGCACATGATCGACAGCGGTCGCCGACGGATCGCCACCATCGCCGGGCCCCAGGACATGGTCGCCGGGATCGAACGGCTCACCGGCTACCGCACCACCGTCGCCGCCGCCGGGCTGCCCGAGCTGATCGCCGTCGGGGACTTCACCCGGGAGTCCGGCGCGGCGGCGATGCACCGGCTGCTCACCGAGCACCCCGACCTGGACGGCGTCTTCGCCGCCTCCGACCTGATGGCGCACGCCGCCCTGCGGACGCTGCGCGAGGCTGGCCGGCGGGTGCCGGAGGACGTCGCGGTGGTCGGCTTCGACGACATCGAGACCGCCGCGTACACCGAGCCGCCGCTGACCACCGTCCGGCAGCCGATCGTGGAGATCGGCCGGCGGATGACCCGGCAGCTGCTCCGGATGGCCGCCGGAGAGACCATCGAGCCGGCTGTCATGCTCCCCACCGAGCTGATCCTGCGCGACTCGGCGTAG
- a CDS encoding GH1 family beta-glucosidase yields the protein MNELRFPEHFLWGAATAAYQIEGAAHDDGRGPSIWDTFSRTPGKVYQGHTGDVACDHYHRYADDVALMAELGLRAYRFSVAWPRIQPDGTGPANPRGLDFYDRLTDTLLARGIDPIVTLYHWDLPQTLGDRGGWTNRDTAEHFATYATAVYARLGDRVDVWTTLNEPWCSAYLGYGNGVHAPGEQDPAAAFTAVHHLLLGHGLATRALRAAGARSVGITLNPADVRPADPQSAADAAAVRLVDGLHNRIFLDPLLAGGYPDDVREHVARIVEPTFIRDGDEKVIAAPIDLLGINYYQPSYVAGRPDGAGGGGAYPGTEGAVQFLPAAGPLTDMGWMIEPAGLTRLLERIATDYPGVPLLITENGAAFPDKPGADSPDGPGQVIDTDRIAYLDGHLRAAHEAISRGVDLRGYLVWSFLDNFEWAEGYRKRFGIVHVDYLTQRRTPKASARWYQEVISRNGL from the coding sequence GTGAATGAACTCCGGTTTCCCGAGCACTTCCTCTGGGGGGCGGCCACCGCCGCGTACCAGATCGAGGGCGCGGCCCACGACGACGGGCGCGGTCCGTCCATCTGGGACACCTTCAGCCGGACACCGGGCAAGGTGTACCAGGGCCACACCGGCGACGTCGCCTGCGACCACTACCACCGGTACGCCGACGACGTGGCGCTGATGGCAGAGCTGGGACTGCGGGCGTACCGGTTCTCGGTCGCCTGGCCCCGGATCCAGCCGGACGGCACGGGCCCGGCCAACCCGCGCGGGCTGGACTTCTACGACCGGCTCACCGACACGCTGCTCGCCCGCGGGATCGACCCGATCGTCACCCTGTACCACTGGGACCTGCCGCAGACGCTTGGTGACCGGGGCGGCTGGACCAACCGGGACACCGCCGAGCACTTCGCCACGTACGCCACTGCCGTGTACGCCCGGCTGGGCGACCGGGTGGACGTCTGGACCACGCTCAACGAGCCCTGGTGCTCGGCGTACCTCGGCTACGGCAACGGTGTGCACGCCCCGGGCGAGCAGGACCCGGCGGCCGCCTTCACCGCCGTACACCATCTGCTGCTCGGGCACGGCCTGGCGACGCGGGCGCTGCGCGCGGCCGGCGCACGCAGCGTGGGCATCACCCTCAACCCCGCCGACGTACGGCCGGCCGACCCACAGAGCGCGGCCGACGCCGCCGCGGTCCGCCTGGTCGACGGCCTGCACAACCGGATCTTCCTCGACCCGTTGCTGGCCGGCGGCTACCCGGACGACGTGCGGGAGCACGTGGCGCGCATCGTCGAGCCGACGTTCATCCGGGACGGCGACGAGAAGGTGATCGCCGCCCCGATCGACCTGCTCGGGATCAACTACTACCAGCCGAGCTACGTCGCCGGTCGGCCCGACGGAGCCGGCGGTGGCGGTGCGTACCCGGGCACCGAGGGCGCTGTGCAGTTCCTGCCAGCGGCCGGCCCGCTCACCGACATGGGTTGGATGATCGAACCGGCCGGGCTGACCCGGCTGCTGGAGCGGATCGCCACCGACTATCCCGGTGTGCCGCTGCTGATCACCGAGAACGGCGCGGCGTTCCCCGACAAGCCGGGCGCCGACTCGCCCGACGGCCCTGGACAGGTGATCGACACCGACCGGATCGCCTACCTCGACGGACACCTGCGGGCCGCGCATGAGGCGATCTCCCGGGGCGTGGACCTGCGCGGCTATCTCGTATGGTCGTTCCTGGACAACTTCGAGTGGGCGGAGGGCTACCGCAAGCGGTTCGGGATCGTGCACGTCGACTACCTGACCCAGCGGCGCACACCGAAGGCCAGCGCCCGGTGGTACCAGGAGGTGATCTCCCGGAACGGGCTGTGA
- a CDS encoding maleylpyruvate isomerase family mycothiol-dependent enzyme produces MSKLQGSKDFWIGALRAEGPAFASAVAEAPPETPVLSCPGWTVNDLTLHLAGIYHWVSSFVGSGLTTAPPRREPLEADPGRSPLQLWQQGYDQLMTLFDGLDAEAPAWNWAPQPKKAGFWPRRMAHETAVHRWDAQLAIAAGEPVEAKLAADGVSEVLDTWLPAGRRRDPGEWLGVVQLSATDAAQEWYLRLRGEGVALLDTATIFDHDDHHARAHVSGTASDLLLALWGRINFETLDVSGDRNLLNGLRTR; encoded by the coding sequence ATGAGCAAACTGCAGGGCAGCAAGGATTTCTGGATCGGAGCGCTCCGGGCGGAGGGCCCCGCCTTCGCCTCGGCGGTGGCCGAAGCGCCGCCGGAGACGCCTGTGCTGTCCTGTCCGGGCTGGACGGTCAACGATCTCACTCTGCACCTCGCCGGCATCTATCACTGGGTTTCCTCGTTTGTCGGCTCCGGCCTGACCACCGCGCCGCCCCGTCGGGAGCCGCTCGAGGCGGACCCGGGCCGGAGCCCCCTCCAACTCTGGCAGCAGGGGTACGACCAGCTGATGACCCTCTTCGACGGGCTCGACGCGGAGGCCCCGGCGTGGAACTGGGCTCCGCAGCCGAAGAAGGCCGGTTTCTGGCCGCGCCGGATGGCGCACGAGACGGCGGTGCACCGCTGGGACGCTCAGCTCGCCATCGCCGCCGGTGAGCCGGTGGAGGCGAAGCTCGCCGCCGACGGGGTGAGCGAGGTGCTGGACACCTGGCTGCCGGCGGGCCGGCGGCGGGACCCGGGCGAGTGGCTCGGCGTGGTGCAGCTCTCCGCGACCGACGCCGCGCAGGAATGGTATCTGCGGCTGCGCGGGGAGGGGGTGGCGCTGCTCGACACCGCGACCATCTTCGACCACGACGACCACCATGCCCGGGCGCACGTCAGCGGCACCGCGAGCGACCTGCTGCTGGCGCTGTGGGGCCGGATCAACTTCGAGACGCTGGACGTCAGCGGCGACCGCAACCTGCTCAACGGGCTGCGCACCCGCTGA
- a CDS encoding UDP-N-acetylmuramate dehydrogenase, which translates to MSDAYAQPTTEADRASTGPLASYTTLRMGGPARRIMAAGSADEIVRAIRATEDPLLILAGGSNVVIGDDGFPGTVVLVRSRGLRIVAEDADSVTVRVEAGEPWDDLVAATVANGWAGLECLSGIPGSTGATPIQNVGAYGQEVAETITGVEVYDRAEDSRQFVPAAECGFAYRGSIFKYRDRMVVLSVDFRLARSPLSGPVRYAELARALGVEVGERVPLPDARAAVLRLRAGKGMVLDAADPDTRSVGSFFTNPVLDRAAYELLRERASELGEPPAWPGHDDTVKVSAAWLIDKAGFTKGHPGPDGVAISGKHTLALTNRSGTASTTDLLTLAGDIRNTVHTRFGVTLHPEPVLINCTL; encoded by the coding sequence GTGTCCGACGCCTACGCCCAGCCGACAACCGAAGCCGATCGTGCCAGCACTGGTCCACTGGCCAGCTACACCACGCTGCGGATGGGTGGGCCGGCCCGGCGGATCATGGCTGCGGGCAGTGCCGACGAGATCGTCCGGGCCATCCGGGCCACGGAAGACCCGCTCCTGATCCTGGCCGGTGGCAGCAACGTGGTGATCGGCGACGACGGCTTCCCCGGCACAGTCGTCCTGGTGCGCTCCCGCGGCCTGCGGATCGTCGCCGAGGACGCGGATTCGGTCACGGTACGGGTCGAGGCCGGCGAGCCGTGGGACGACCTCGTCGCCGCGACGGTGGCCAACGGCTGGGCCGGGCTGGAGTGCCTCTCCGGCATCCCCGGCTCCACCGGTGCCACCCCGATCCAGAACGTCGGCGCGTACGGCCAGGAGGTCGCCGAGACCATCACCGGGGTCGAGGTGTACGACCGGGCCGAGGACAGCCGCCAGTTCGTCCCCGCCGCCGAGTGCGGGTTCGCCTACCGGGGCAGCATCTTCAAGTACCGGGACCGGATGGTGGTGCTCTCCGTCGACTTCCGGCTCGCCCGGTCCCCGCTCTCCGGCCCGGTGCGCTACGCCGAACTGGCCCGGGCGCTCGGTGTCGAGGTGGGCGAGCGGGTGCCGCTGCCCGATGCCCGCGCGGCGGTGCTGCGGCTGCGCGCCGGCAAGGGCATGGTGCTTGACGCCGCCGACCCGGACACTCGCTCGGTCGGCTCGTTCTTCACCAACCCGGTGCTCGACCGGGCGGCGTACGAGCTGCTCCGGGAGCGCGCCTCCGAGCTGGGTGAGCCGCCGGCCTGGCCCGGCCACGACGACACGGTCAAGGTGAGCGCGGCCTGGCTGATCGACAAGGCCGGCTTCACCAAGGGCCACCCCGGCCCGGACGGCGTGGCGATCTCCGGCAAGCACACGCTGGCCCTCACCAACCGCAGCGGCACGGCCAGCACGACTGACCTGCTCACCCTCGCCGGCGACATCCGAAACACCGTGCACACCCGCTTCGGCGTGACACTGCACCCCGAACCCGTCCTGATCAACTGCACCCTCTGA
- a CDS encoding SAM-dependent methyltransferase, whose translation MSGAARRRPLGVVTRGTTNPNRLRRVDNWIVSTCADRLRAAADPLVVDLGYGATPVTAVELRARLAAGVRRDVRLVGLEIDPARVAAATPAADPPGLTFARGGFELAGLRPVLVRAFNVLRQYDEREVPDAWRTMTAALAPGGVLVEGTCDELGRLAGWLLIDADGPRTLTLAAKLTTLGSPAELAERLPKALIHRNVPGEPVHDLIRALEDAWQAAAPYATFGPRQRWLRAVTHLKETGWPVLNRPHRWRHGELTLPWPSVAPRA comes from the coding sequence GTGAGCGGGGCGGCGCGGCGGCGGCCGCTCGGCGTGGTCACCCGGGGCACGACCAACCCGAACCGACTCCGCCGGGTGGACAACTGGATCGTCTCCACCTGCGCCGACCGGCTACGGGCGGCGGCCGATCCGCTGGTGGTCGACCTCGGCTACGGCGCCACCCCGGTGACCGCTGTGGAGCTGCGGGCCCGGCTGGCCGCCGGGGTCCGTCGGGACGTACGGCTGGTCGGGCTGGAGATCGACCCGGCCCGGGTGGCGGCCGCGACGCCGGCCGCCGACCCACCGGGGCTGACCTTCGCCCGGGGCGGATTCGAGCTGGCCGGGCTCCGGCCGGTGCTGGTCCGCGCGTTCAACGTGCTGCGCCAGTACGACGAGCGGGAGGTGCCGGACGCCTGGCGGACGATGACCGCCGCCCTGGCCCCCGGAGGGGTGCTCGTCGAGGGCACCTGCGACGAGTTGGGCCGGCTCGCCGGCTGGCTGCTGATCGACGCCGACGGCCCCCGGACACTGACCCTGGCCGCGAAACTCACCACCCTGGGCAGCCCCGCCGAGCTGGCCGAGCGGCTGCCCAAGGCGCTGATCCACCGCAACGTTCCCGGCGAGCCGGTACACGACCTGATCCGGGCACTGGAGGACGCCTGGCAGGCCGCGGCCCCGTACGCCACCTTCGGCCCTCGCCAACGCTGGCTACGCGCCGTGACCCATCTGAAGGAGACCGGCTGGCCCGTCCTGAACCGCCCCCACCGCTGGCGCCACGGCGAGCTGACCCTCCCCTGGCCCAGCGTCGCCCCCCGCGCCTGA
- a CDS encoding SDR family oxidoreductase, whose amino-acid sequence MTSVAIVTGASSGIGAATARRLAAEGFHVLAAARRTDRLADLVAEIAAAGGQATAVTCDVTSDESVAGLVEAAARAPGPVTLLVNNAGGARGLDPVESGSIDDWQWMYDVNVLGTLRVTQALLPALEASGAGTIVVVSSTAGLTVYEGGGGYAAAKHAQTAIAGTLRLELCGRPLRVIEIDPGMVKTDEFGLVRFDGNADRAAAVYAGVPGPLVAEDVADCIAWCATRPEHVNVDRLVVRPRAQAAQHKVHRVGQ is encoded by the coding sequence ATGACCTCTGTCGCCATCGTGACCGGAGCCTCCAGCGGGATCGGCGCGGCCACCGCCCGCCGGCTCGCCGCCGAGGGTTTCCACGTGCTCGCCGCCGCCCGCCGGACCGATCGGCTCGCCGATCTGGTCGCCGAGATCGCCGCCGCCGGCGGGCAGGCCACCGCGGTGACCTGCGACGTCACCTCGGACGAGTCGGTGGCCGGGCTGGTCGAGGCCGCCGCGCGGGCACCGGGGCCGGTCACTCTGCTGGTCAACAACGCCGGCGGCGCGCGCGGGCTGGATCCGGTGGAGTCCGGTTCGATCGACGACTGGCAGTGGATGTACGACGTCAACGTGCTCGGCACGCTGCGGGTGACCCAGGCGCTGCTGCCGGCGCTGGAGGCGTCCGGCGCGGGCACGATCGTGGTGGTGTCCTCCACCGCCGGCCTGACCGTGTACGAGGGCGGGGGCGGCTACGCCGCCGCGAAGCACGCGCAGACGGCCATCGCCGGCACGCTCCGGCTGGAGCTGTGCGGGCGCCCGCTGCGGGTGATCGAGATCGACCCGGGCATGGTGAAGACCGACGAGTTCGGGCTGGTCCGCTTCGACGGCAACGCGGATCGTGCGGCCGCCGTCTACGCCGGCGTGCCCGGGCCACTGGTCGCCGAGGACGTGGCGGACTGCATCGCGTGGTGCGCCACCCGCCCCGAGCACGTGAACGTGGACCGGCTGGTGGTCCGACCGCGCGCGCAGGCCGCACAGCACAAGGTGCACCGGGTCGGGCAGTGA
- the mshA gene encoding D-inositol-3-phosphate glycosyltransferase, whose amino-acid sequence MAELHTGVGRQRGAQPWPRPRRIATLSVHTSPLHQPGTGDAGGMNVYILEVARRLAEANVEVEIFTRATSGDLPPVVEMAPGVQVRHITSGPLEGLTKEELPGQLCAFTAGVLRAEASRPPGHYDLIHSHYWLSGQVGWLAKERWGVPLVHTAHTLAKVKNAQLAAGDRPEPKARVIGEEQVVAEADRLVANTRVEARDLVERYDADPDQVAVVQPGVDLDRFRPAPGDRTAAARAARQRLGLPVNGYVVAFVGRIQPLKAPDVLIRAVAALRERDPALADQVTVAICGGPSGSGLDRPTALIELAATLGVTDRVRFLPPRTGDDLPALYRAADLVAVPSHNESFGLVALEAQACGTPVLAAAVGGLVTAVRDQVSGVLIDGHDPVDWALALARLLPDQARRAALARGAEQHARNFSWDRTVAGLLAVYGEATAAHRARLVADLAGNPALSCSW is encoded by the coding sequence GTGGCGGAACTGCACACCGGCGTCGGTCGTCAGCGGGGTGCCCAACCGTGGCCCCGGCCCCGTCGCATCGCGACCCTGTCGGTGCACACCTCCCCGCTGCACCAGCCCGGCACGGGCGACGCCGGGGGAATGAACGTCTACATCCTGGAGGTCGCCCGGCGGCTCGCCGAGGCCAACGTCGAGGTGGAGATCTTCACCCGCGCCACCTCCGGCGACCTGCCCCCGGTGGTCGAGATGGCCCCCGGCGTGCAGGTCCGGCACATCACCTCCGGCCCGCTGGAGGGGCTGACCAAGGAGGAGCTGCCCGGCCAGCTCTGCGCCTTCACCGCCGGGGTGCTGCGCGCCGAGGCGTCCCGCCCGCCCGGGCACTACGACCTGATCCACTCCCACTACTGGCTTTCCGGGCAGGTCGGTTGGCTGGCCAAGGAGCGCTGGGGGGTGCCGCTGGTGCACACCGCGCACACCCTGGCCAAGGTCAAGAACGCCCAGCTCGCGGCCGGTGACCGGCCGGAGCCCAAGGCCCGGGTGATCGGCGAGGAGCAGGTGGTCGCCGAGGCCGACCGGTTGGTCGCCAACACGCGGGTGGAGGCCCGGGACCTCGTCGAGCGGTACGACGCCGATCCCGACCAGGTCGCCGTCGTGCAGCCGGGCGTCGACCTGGACCGGTTTCGGCCCGCGCCGGGCGACCGGACCGCGGCCGCCCGCGCCGCCCGCCAGCGGCTCGGGCTCCCGGTCAACGGGTACGTGGTGGCCTTCGTCGGTCGGATCCAGCCGCTCAAGGCACCCGACGTGCTGATCCGCGCGGTAGCCGCGTTGCGGGAGCGCGATCCGGCGCTGGCCGACCAGGTGACCGTGGCGATCTGCGGCGGGCCCAGCGGCAGCGGGCTGGACCGGCCGACCGCGCTGATCGAGCTGGCCGCCACGCTCGGGGTCACCGACCGGGTGCGCTTCCTGCCACCGCGGACCGGGGACGACCTGCCGGCCCTGTACCGGGCCGCCGACCTGGTCGCGGTGCCGTCGCACAACGAATCCTTCGGGCTGGTCGCCCTGGAGGCACAGGCCTGCGGTACGCCGGTGCTGGCCGCCGCTGTCGGCGGGCTGGTCACCGCAGTTCGGGACCAGGTGAGCGGTGTGCTGATCGACGGGCACGACCCGGTGGACTGGGCCCTCGCGCTGGCTCGCCTGCTGCCGGACCAGGCCCGGCGCGCGGCACTGGCCCGGGGCGCCGAGCAGCACGCCCGGAACTTCTCCTGGGACCGCACGGTCGCCGGCCTGCTCGCCGTCTACGGCGAAGCCACCGCCGCGCACCGCGCCCGCCTCGTCGCCGACCTCGCCGGCAACCCCGCGCTCTCCTGCTCCTGGTGA
- a CDS encoding type III secretion system chaperone family protein, translating into MSPKSDLATLIESVCAERELACESTGPGSYAVTLPGTHKLKTVCNLIVGEHALRIEAFVMRQPDERREELWAWLLQRNARMYGVSFSTDAVGDVYLTGRVNPAGVDADELDRLLGAVLTYVDESFDTMLEIGFGSSIRREYEWRVKRGESTANLAAFAHLFEPSGSDPA; encoded by the coding sequence GTGAGCCCAAAGAGCGATCTTGCGACCCTGATCGAGTCGGTCTGTGCCGAGCGCGAGCTGGCCTGCGAGTCGACCGGGCCGGGCTCGTACGCGGTGACCCTGCCGGGCACCCACAAGCTCAAGACGGTCTGCAACCTGATCGTCGGTGAGCACGCGCTGCGGATCGAGGCGTTCGTGATGCGCCAGCCGGACGAGCGGCGTGAGGAGCTGTGGGCCTGGCTGTTGCAGCGCAACGCCCGGATGTACGGGGTGTCCTTCTCCACCGACGCGGTCGGCGACGTGTACCTGACCGGGCGGGTCAACCCGGCCGGAGTCGACGCCGACGAGTTGGACCGGCTCCTCGGTGCGGTGCTCACGTACGTGGACGAGTCCTTCGACACCATGCTGGAGATCGGCTTCGGCAGCTCCATCCGCCGGGAGTACGAGTGGCGGGTCAAGCGCGGCGAGTCGACCGCCAATCTGGCCGCCTTCGCGCACCTCTTCGAGCCCTCCGGCTCCGACCCGGCCTGA
- a CDS encoding MFS transporter yields the protein MHALRRWWHDTAGGLPATFWYLWAGLLINRAGAFAMLFLSLYLTVARGASEALAGTVVGAYGAGGAAGVLLGGVLADRWGRRATLLAAHLVTAVLMVALAFSRPLLLIAVLSALVGVVHSMPSPAFVAAIVDVVPAQRRSRAFNLQFWAFNLGMAVASVLAGVLAEASFTALFLVDAAATLTAAAVIAWKVPETLRRSTPQAERPAKSRVRTRGPGLHTALTDRTFLVFVGLTFVLAVLTLQTQTIMPLAMRADGLGPSAYGLVVALGGALIVLGQLFVPRLIDRHRKDVVLAASTALLAVGFGVLAAADELAVYLGAAVVWTFGSMLAAPPNAQINADLAPPQLRARYQSVFYLTFPAAAFVAPTLGGVSLQYLGDRHWLIVGGLGLLAAFGHLLAGPSRERHVAALRRAADREPAPSGDPVPAA from the coding sequence GTGCACGCCCTGCGGCGCTGGTGGCACGACACTGCCGGCGGGCTCCCCGCCACTTTCTGGTACCTCTGGGCCGGGCTGCTCATCAACCGAGCCGGCGCGTTCGCCATGCTCTTCCTGTCGCTGTACCTCACCGTCGCGCGAGGAGCCAGCGAGGCGCTGGCCGGCACGGTGGTCGGCGCGTACGGGGCCGGCGGGGCGGCCGGCGTGCTGCTCGGCGGGGTACTGGCCGACCGCTGGGGCCGTCGGGCCACCCTGCTCGCCGCGCACCTGGTCACCGCCGTCCTGATGGTGGCGCTGGCCTTCAGTCGGCCACTGCTGCTGATCGCGGTGCTCTCGGCACTGGTCGGCGTGGTGCACTCGATGCCGAGCCCGGCCTTCGTCGCGGCGATCGTGGACGTGGTGCCCGCCCAGCGCCGCTCACGCGCGTTCAACCTCCAGTTCTGGGCGTTCAACCTGGGCATGGCGGTCGCCTCGGTGCTCGCCGGGGTGCTGGCCGAAGCGAGCTTCACCGCGCTGTTCCTTGTCGACGCGGCCGCCACCCTCACCGCCGCCGCCGTGATCGCCTGGAAGGTGCCGGAAACCCTGCGGCGGAGCACGCCACAGGCCGAGCGGCCGGCGAAGAGCCGCGTCCGGACCCGGGGCCCGGGGCTGCACACCGCGCTCACCGACCGGACCTTCCTGGTCTTCGTCGGGCTCACGTTCGTGCTGGCCGTGCTCACCCTGCAGACCCAGACGATCATGCCGCTGGCCATGCGCGCGGACGGCCTGGGCCCCTCGGCGTACGGGCTGGTCGTGGCGCTCGGCGGCGCACTGATCGTGCTCGGGCAGCTGTTCGTGCCCCGGCTGATCGACCGACACCGCAAGGACGTCGTGCTGGCGGCCTCGACCGCCCTGCTCGCGGTCGGCTTCGGCGTGCTCGCGGCCGCCGACGAACTGGCCGTCTACCTGGGCGCCGCTGTGGTCTGGACGTTCGGCTCGATGCTCGCCGCCCCGCCCAACGCGCAGATCAACGCGGACCTGGCGCCGCCGCAGCTGCGCGCGCGGTACCAGTCGGTCTTCTACCTGACGTTCCCCGCCGCGGCGTTCGTCGCACCCACGCTCGGCGGGGTGAGCCTCCAGTACCTCGGCGACCGGCACTGGCTGATAGTGGGCGGGCTCGGCCTGCTGGCCGCGTTCGGGCACCTACTGGCCGGGCCGTCCCGGGAGCGCCACGTCGCCGCGCTGCGCCGGGCCGCCGACCGGGAGCCGGCACCCTCCGGGGACCCTGTGCCGGCCGCCTGA